The following is a genomic window from Lysinibacillus sp. JNUCC-52.
AAAGATCCCATACATGCTTGTTATTGGGGATAAAGAAGTTGAGGCAAACGGTGTGAACGTGCGTCGTTATGGCTCAAAAGATTCTGAAACAATTTCTTTCGCGGACTTCCTAGCGAATATTAAAGCTGAGGTTGCACGTTTTTAATAGTACAAATGATTAGATAAACTTCATTCGTTGTGCTATATTTGGAATAAAGTTTCGATGGATTGCACATATTAATGATGAGATTGTAAAAAACATATTTGACAATCTAATTTGTACATGCTAATATGATTAAGGTTAATGAATACAAAGTTTGTGGTTGAAGTAGAGGCTGCCCGCTTCTCACCTGATACAACGCTTAGGCTGTGAACAGGTATGACACGTTGAATTGTTTTGCGTACACTTACGCATGCACATATAGCGGGCGGACATCTTCAAAAATGTCCGTCCTTTTTTTATGGACATGACAAGAGGATGTACCGTTCAACCGGGCAAGGCTTTGCCCAAACCATGTATTCGCGACAACTACTTGGAGGTGGATTACTATTAGCAAAGACATGTATGTAAACGAAGGCATTCGCGCACGTGAACTTCGATTAATCGATCACAATGGTGACCAGCTTGGTGTAAAGACACGTAACGAAGCGCTAGAAATCGCCACTCGTGTAAACTTGGATCTTGTCCTTGTGGCCCCTCAAGCCAAGCCGCCAGTCGCTCGTATCATGGACTATGGTAAATTTAAGTTTGAACAGCAAAAGAAAGACCGCGAAATTCGTAAAAATCAAAAAGTTATCGTGATGAAAGAGGTTCGTTTGAGCCCAACAATCGATGAACATGATTTCCAAACGAAGCTACGTAATGCGATTAAATTCCTTGAAAAAGGTGATAAAGTTAAATGTAGCCTACGTTTCAAAGGTCGTGCGATTACACACAAAGACATTGGTCAACGTGTATTAGATCGATTTGCTGAAGCTTGTGCTGAAGTATCTACGGTTGAACAAAAACCGAAGATGGAAGGCCGAAGCATGTTCTTAGTTCTTCAACCAAAGAACGAGAAATAATATTAGACGAACAGTTTAGGAGGAATTCGACATGCCAAAAATGAAAACTCACCGTGGAGCTGCGAAACGTTTCAAAAAAACGGGTTCAGGTAAATTAAAATATGACCGTGCTTATGGAAGCCACTTATTCGCAAACAAGTCTACGAAACAAAAACGTCACCTACGTAAAGGTAAAGTTGTATCATCTGGTGACTTCAAACGCATCAAATCATTACTTGTTTACATGAAATGATTGACAACACAAAATAAACTAATATTCATTTTTTAATGAAAAGCAGGAGGTAATTCATATGCCACGCGTAAAAGGCGGAACAGTGACGCGCAAACGTCGTAAAAAAGTATTGAAATTAGCTAAAGGTTACTATGGTTCTAAACATACATTATATAAAGTTGCTAACCAAGCAGTAATGAAATCAGGTCAATATGCATACCGTGACCGTCGTCAGAAAAAACGTGATTTCCGTAAACTATGGATCACTCGTATCAACGCAGCTGCTCGCATGAACGGTCTTTCATACAGCCGTTTAATGCACGGTTTAAAAGTTGCTGGTATCGAAGTTAACCGTAAAATGTTAGCTGACTTAGCTGTAACAGATGCTTCAGCATTCACACAATTAGCAGAAGCTGCTAAAAAAGCAGTAGCTAAATAAAAAAGAGCGACATAGTCGCTCTTTTTTATTTCTGCCCCGAAAGCGAAGCGACAGGGGCAAAAGGTTTCTGCCCCGAAAGCGAAGCGACAGGGGCAAAAAAGATTTCTGCCCCGAAAGCAAAGCGACAGGGGCAAAAAAGATTTCTGCCCCGAAAGCAAAGCGACAGGGGCAAAAAAGATTTCTGCCCCAAAAGCAAAGCGACAGGGGCAAATAGATTAGTGTATAGTTAAGACTGGTGAGGTTCTTTCATCAGTCTTTTTACATAGGAGGTTGTTTTAATGGCTCAAGCATTACTTGCCTATATGGCAATTGTTTCAATCGTATTGCTCGTCATGATGGGTATGGATAAATCACGCGCTAAAAAGCATGAATGGCGCATTGCGGAGCGTACATTATTTACACTTGCTATTGCAGGTGGTGCAGTCGGTGGTGTGTTAGGTATGTATTTATTCCGTCATAAAACACGCCATAATAGCTTTGCGTTTGGCTTCCCATTGATTGCGGCTATTCAAATTTTTATTATTGTGCAATTATGGGGCAGCTCTTTATAGAGAGGCTTTCCACATTAAAACGATAGCACGCTGGAGATCGCCGATACCCCTACTAATATCGCCGATAGAACAGGGGAAATCGCCGATAAACTCTTTGAAATCGCCGTTAGTATCAGAAAAATCGCCGATAGATCTCAGGAAGCGTGTGTTCTCGTAAAAATCATAAATTGTGTGAGTGACTGGCACAGCTAAGGGGTATTTTTGCGCAAAAAACACATCCTTCATGTGGAGGATGTGTTACGCATAAGCTGTTCAATGGGTTGCTTCCAGTTGATTTTCGCGTTAGGGTAGTTAAATAAAATTTCTTGCTGGAGATATTCGAAGTCACTCCTTGTAAACCCTTGTAAAGTTGCGGCATCGCGAGCGCCAACAAAAATAGTAACAACCTCAAATGCATCTTCTGTTGTACCTAAGTATTTTTCACCTTCAAAAAGCGCACCTTTAAAAGAAATAAAGAAATTCTTTCGAACATTTTTTACGTCATCATAAAAGTAATATTGGCCTTTTTCATAGGCTTCATCGAGTTTTCGTTTAGGATCGGTTATATATCGAATCGCTTTATAGAATACATAGATTATAAGCGCTATCACAGCAAGTCGAATAAGTAACGGTAACATTTTTAAAATTCCCCCTTGAAGAAAGGTTATTCCTACCTATACGATTAGGGGAGACATTTAGTTTCACTTTTTAAAAAATATTTTTTAGAAATTTAGGAGAAAAAAATGAATTTACAACAATTATTTACGATGCAAAAAGAACTAGATGCATTTATTGAAACTACACAAAAAATAGAACGAGATGTTTTTAAAGAAAAAGGCCTCGCCTTAATGGTAGAACTAGCGGAACTTGCTAATGAGACGCGTTGTTTTAAATTTTGGAGTACGAAAGGGCCGTCAGAGCGTACTGTGATTTTAGAGGAGTATGTGGATTCGATTCATTTTATTTTATCTCTAGGTTTATTAAAAGGGTACACGTCTATTGAAAAATGGCCTGTTGTTGAGGAAAAACGCGATTTAACAGAAACATTTTTAATGACACAGGACTATATATTAACGTTTATTAGTCATCCAACAGAGGATAGATATTTAGCGATTTGGCAATGCTATGGGTTACTTGCGTATAACCTTGGTTTTACATTTGAGGATGTTGTGTCAGCATACATTGAAAAAAATGAAGAAAATTATAATCGCCAACGTAATGGCTATTAATTTACTAGACTAAAGAGTAAAAAAAACACCAATTTTCAGACAAATTCACTAGGAATATTTCGGTAAACGAAGTATAATAGATGAGATACAAAATGTAGGAGGCAAAAGGATGACACAACTAGATTCAACTTTGCAAATGTTTAAAGATTTAACAGACGCGAATGGGATTGCAGGTAATGAGCGTGCTCCACGTGAGGTCATGAAAAAATACATCGCACCATACGCAGATACTGTAGAAACAGATCATTTAGGTAGCGTTATTGCTAAAAAAGTGGGCGATGAAAACGGCCCTAAAATTATGGTTGCTGGCCATTTAGACGAAGTAGGCTTTATGGTAACACAAATCGATGAAAAAGGATTCATCAAATTCCAAACAGTTGGTGGCTGGTGGAGCCAAGTAATGCTTGCACAGCGTGTAACAATTACAACTCGTAAAGGTGAAGAAATTATTGGGGTAATTGGTTCTAAACCACCTCACATTTTACCAGCAGATGTGCGTAACAAAGTGGTAGACATTAAAGACATGTTTATCGATGTTGGTGCTGCTTCAAAAGAAGAAGTACTTGAGTGGGGAGTATGTCCTGGTGACATGGTAACACCTTATTTCGAGTTCAATGTAATGAAAAATGACAAATACTTATTAGCAAAAGCATGGGATAACCGAATTGGTTGTGCAATTGCAATTGATGTCATGAAGGCATTAAAAGATGAAAAACATCCGAATATCCTATATTCTGTTGGGAACGTACAAGAAGAAGTAGGTCTTCGTGGTGCGAAAACAGCAACACATAAAATTCAACCAGATATCGGTTTTGCAGTTGATGTAGGTGTGGCTGGAGATACTCCAGGGGTAACACCGAAAGAGTCAACTAGTAAAATGGGTGCAGGTCCACAAATCGTTGTATATGATGCTTCAATGGTATCACACCGTGGTTTACGTGAATTTGTTTTAGATGTGGCGGATGAAAACAATATCCCATATCAATTTGAAGCAATGGCTGGTGGCGGTACAGACGCTGGCTCAATCCATGTAACGGCAAATGGTGTACCTGCTTTATCAATCGGTATTGCTACACGCTATATCCACTCACACGCAGGTATTTTACACCGTGATGACTACGATAACGCTGTGAAGTTAATGGTTGAAGTCATTAAAAAATTAGACCGTGATGCAGTAAACAAAATTACATTTGATTAAATGTAACAGTAAATAAAAAATACCTTCTAACAATTTGTTAGAAGGTATTTTTTTTATAATGATTAGTATTGATAGTGGTGAAAAATGCAAAGGAATTTAAATTAACAATAATATTTTGGTGAAATTCAATGTTTTTTTATTGTAAAACGATAAAATATCGTTTACAATCAAGTTGAAAATAAACCAATGAGGTGTTTTTATGAAAATAGCTACAACTTTGTTTTTAAAAATTGCGGTGATTCTTATGGCCATTCCCGTTTTAGCATTATGTATTTTTCTTGTGCCTGAATTAGGAAAGGTAGCAGTAGAGCTGGTTCCATCGTATCCATCTTTAAAATATATCGTTTCGATTATTTTTTATGCTTCTTCAATTCCATTTTACTTTGCTTTATATCAGGCATTTCAACTTTTACGTTACATCGATCTAAACAAAGCATTTTCGGAGTTATCCGTTAAATCATTAAAGAAAATAAAATACTGTGCCATTATAATTAGTATTTTACATGTGTTAGCTTTGCCACTCTTCTACCTTTTTGCAGAGATGGACGATGCACCAGGAGTGATATTCGTTGGAATGCTTGTACCTTTTGTATCGATGGTCATTGCCGTATTTGCGGCAGTTCTTCAAAGACTTTTACAAGAAGCAGTTGAAATCAAATCAGAGAACGACCTTGTAGTTTAAGGAGATTGACAGTGGAGAGGTGTTTTATGAAACGAGGTGCAACGATATTTTTAAAAGGAGTTATTCTTCTTATAAGCATCGCAACATTAACATGTGTTTTGTGTACCTGAGATAGCTAAAAGTGATGCGAAAATGAATCCAGCATCTGCTTATTTACAATTCCCTTTTTTACTAGCGGCTTATGGTTTAACTCTCCTTTTTTTATTGCGTTGTATCAAGCATTTAAGCTTTTAATTTACATTGATAAAAACAAGACTTTTTCGGAAGGATCAGTAGGGGCATTAAAGGTTATGAAGTTCTGTGCTACCATCATCAGTGCATTTATTATAGGTGGAATCCTTTTTGTTGCGGTATTTCTGGATGGGGACAGAGCTGGTATTATAGCATTAGGGTTATATTTTACTTTTGCTTCAAGTGTCATTGCAACCTTTGCTGGTGTTCTCCAACATCTTGTTAAAGAAGTCGTAGATATAATAACTGAAAATGAGTTAATAGTGTGAGGTTGAGGATATGACAATAATTATTAACATCGATGTGATGTTAGCCAAACGGAAAATGAGCGTAACGGAACTTTCGGAAAGGGTTGGCATAACAATGGCTAATCTTTCTATCTTAAAAAATGGCAAAGCGAAAGCAATTCGCTTATCTACATTAGAGTCGATTTGTAAGGCATTAGAATGTCAGCCAGGCGATATTTTAGAATACCGAAGTGAAGACACTCCGAAAGATTCATAAATGTAAATGAAATATGCTATGTAAGATAGCATATTTATAAAAAAAGAGCTTGCCTGTGGGTAAGCTTTTTTTTGTAGTGTTTTACATAAGTATGCAAGTTATCTTTAGTAGTCAATATGATATTACTTAGTTATTAATGCATAAATATTCAAATAGACGAATTTTTGTCACAAACAACATATGAATTCTTACTTTTGAAAATAAACATAAAAATTCAGTTGATTTTATAATTATGCATGTGTATACTAAACTCAACAGTTACAAAAGCAAGGAGAGAAGGCTATGAAATTATTAGAAGAAGTACAGTTAAAGTTAGTATCAAGCTTAAAAGGGAAAGACTTACTAACTTTGCTAGACTATACAAGTGAAGAAGTACAGCAGTTAGTTGCACTTTCGACGCAACTGAAAATGATTACAAAAGAAGGTAAATGTCCGAAGTTACTTGAAGGAAAAACACTTGGTATGATTTTTGAAAAACATTCAACGCGTACTCGTATTTCATTTGAAGTGGGAATGGAACAATTGGGCGGTAAAGGTATGTTTATGCATGCACGTGATTTACAAATCGGTCGCGGTGAATCCATTTATGATACTGCACATGTGTTATCTGGCTATTTAGATGGCATTATGATTCGTGCAAACTCGCATGCGATGGTTAAAGAGCTTGCTGAGCATGCAACGATTCCTGTAATTAATGGCTTAACGGATATATATCATCCTTGTCAGGCGTTAGCTGATTTAGAAACAATCGCTGAAAATAAAGGTGAATTACAAGGTCTTAAAATTGCATATGTTGGTGATGGCAACAACGTGGCGCACTCCTTAGTAGTCGCTTCTGCACACGTCGGTATGAACGTCGCAGTAGCAACGCCTGTTGGCTATGAATGTGATGCAGAGGTTATCGCAAAAGCACAAGCTATCGCAATGGCAAATGGGAGTACAATCACAATTACACATGATCCTGTAGCAGCAGTTCAAAATGCAGATGTAGTGTATGCAGATGTTTGGACATCAATGGGCCAAGAAGAGGAAGCAGCAAAACGCTTACAAGATTTTGCCGAGTATCAAATCAATGATGAGCTTGTGGCACATGCAAAGCCAAACTACATGTTCCTTCATTGCTTACCAGCTCATCGCGAAGAAGAAGTAGCAACATCTGTTATCGATGGTCCAAATTCGTATATTTTTGAGCAGGCGGAAAATAGACTTCATGCTCAAAAAGCGGTTTTAGCTTCCATTATGGCTTAAGTAAAGGGATAGGATAGTTGACTCTCTAATTGAGAGTTCCTATATACAAAGTTTGCACTAGTAACAGAGGGTGTTAGTGCCAACAACATACTAGTAGCATACAGACAGAGGGATGTATGCTACGCGCGATGTACGTTGTCAAGATGGATGACTTCATCGCTACATAGTGAAAGTAACCTGGGAGACGCTGGGTTACTTTTTTTGTTAATTTCTATTGATTTGTAAAGAAAACCCGCTGATTTGCAAGCTATCAGCGGGTTTGTTGTTCAAGAATGATTTCAAATCGTTCCATATGCAA
Proteins encoded in this region:
- a CDS encoding dUTP diphosphatase; translated protein: MNLQQLFTMQKELDAFIETTQKIERDVFKEKGLALMVELAELANETRCFKFWSTKGPSERTVILEEYVDSIHFILSLGLLKGYTSIEKWPVVEEKRDLTETFLMTQDYILTFISHPTEDRYLAIWQCYGLLAYNLGFTFEDVVSAYIEKNEENYNRQRNGY
- the infC gene encoding translation initiation factor IF-3 is translated as MYVNEGIRARELRLIDHNGDQLGVKTRNEALEIATRVNLDLVLVAPQAKPPVARIMDYGKFKFEQQKKDREIRKNQKVIVMKEVRLSPTIDEHDFQTKLRNAIKFLEKGDKVKCSLRFKGRAITHKDIGQRVLDRFAEACAEVSTVEQKPKMEGRSMFLVLQPKNEK
- the argF gene encoding ornithine carbamoyltransferase yields the protein MKLLEEVQLKLVSSLKGKDLLTLLDYTSEEVQQLVALSTQLKMITKEGKCPKLLEGKTLGMIFEKHSTRTRISFEVGMEQLGGKGMFMHARDLQIGRGESIYDTAHVLSGYLDGIMIRANSHAMVKELAEHATIPVINGLTDIYHPCQALADLETIAENKGELQGLKIAYVGDGNNVAHSLVVASAHVGMNVAVATPVGYECDAEVIAKAQAIAMANGSTITITHDPVAAVQNADVVYADVWTSMGQEEEAAKRLQDFAEYQINDELVAHAKPNYMFLHCLPAHREEEVATSVIDGPNSYIFEQAENRLHAQKAVLASIMA
- a CDS encoding M42 family metallopeptidase, with product MTQLDSTLQMFKDLTDANGIAGNERAPREVMKKYIAPYADTVETDHLGSVIAKKVGDENGPKIMVAGHLDEVGFMVTQIDEKGFIKFQTVGGWWSQVMLAQRVTITTRKGEEIIGVIGSKPPHILPADVRNKVVDIKDMFIDVGAASKEEVLEWGVCPGDMVTPYFEFNVMKNDKYLLAKAWDNRIGCAIAIDVMKALKDEKHPNILYSVGNVQEEVGLRGAKTATHKIQPDIGFAVDVGVAGDTPGVTPKESTSKMGAGPQIVVYDASMVSHRGLREFVLDVADENNIPYQFEAMAGGGTDAGSIHVTANGVPALSIGIATRYIHSHAGILHRDDYDNAVKLMVEVIKKLDRDAVNKITFD
- a CDS encoding DUF2975 domain-containing protein → MYQAFKLLIYIDKNKTFSEGSVGALKVMKFCATIISAFIIGGILFVAVFLDGDRAGIIALGLYFTFASSVIATFAGVLQHLVKEVVDIITENELIV
- a CDS encoding DUF1294 domain-containing protein: MAQALLAYMAIVSIVLLVMMGMDKSRAKKHEWRIAERTLFTLAIAGGAVGGVLGMYLFRHKTRHNSFAFGFPLIAAIQIFIIVQLWGSSL
- a CDS encoding sigma-w pathway protein ysdB, giving the protein MLPLLIRLAVIALIIYVFYKAIRYITDPKRKLDEAYEKGQYYFYDDVKNVRKNFFISFKGALFEGEKYLGTTEDAFEVVTIFVGARDAATLQGFTRSDFEYLQQEILFNYPNAKINWKQPIEQLMRNTSST
- the rpmI gene encoding 50S ribosomal protein L35, translated to MPKMKTHRGAAKRFKKTGSGKLKYDRAYGSHLFANKSTKQKRHLRKGKVVSSGDFKRIKSLLVYMK
- a CDS encoding helix-turn-helix domain-containing protein, with the protein product MTIIINIDVMLAKRKMSVTELSERVGITMANLSILKNGKAKAIRLSTLESICKALECQPGDILEYRSEDTPKDS
- a CDS encoding DUF2975 domain-containing protein, producing MKIATTLFLKIAVILMAIPVLALCIFLVPELGKVAVELVPSYPSLKYIVSIIFYASSIPFYFALYQAFQLLRYIDLNKAFSELSVKSLKKIKYCAIIISILHVLALPLFYLFAEMDDAPGVIFVGMLVPFVSMVIAVFAAVLQRLLQEAVEIKSENDLVV
- the rplT gene encoding 50S ribosomal protein L20, yielding MPRVKGGTVTRKRRKKVLKLAKGYYGSKHTLYKVANQAVMKSGQYAYRDRRQKKRDFRKLWITRINAAARMNGLSYSRLMHGLKVAGIEVNRKMLADLAVTDASAFTQLAEAAKKAVAK